The following are encoded in a window of Arthrobacter woluwensis genomic DNA:
- a CDS encoding 1,4-dihydroxy-2-naphthoate polyprenyltransferase encodes MATAAQWIQGARPRTLPAAIAPVVIGSAAAYQLHAFNLVNAILAALIALLLQVGVNYSNDYSDGIRGTDENRVGPFRLVGSGAAKPRAVLIAALSCYGLSMVTGLVLVLLTQTWWMILVGLGAVIAAWGYTGGKNPYGYQGLGELFVFVFFGLVATLGTTYTQAGHISLSAIVGAVGTGLIACAVLMANNVRDIPTDKASKKYTLAVRLGDRLARRTYVLMLAVAILSSLILAPENLWILLVLLLIPAALLPCWLMLSGRTGKALIPVLQQTGMLNLGYAALFAVALILQHGV; translated from the coding sequence GTGGCTACAGCCGCCCAGTGGATCCAAGGGGCCCGTCCCCGCACCCTTCCCGCGGCGATCGCCCCCGTGGTGATCGGCAGCGCGGCGGCGTACCAGCTGCACGCCTTCAACCTCGTCAACGCGATCCTGGCGGCACTCATCGCACTGCTGCTCCAGGTCGGCGTCAACTACTCCAACGACTACTCGGACGGCATCCGCGGCACGGATGAGAACCGCGTCGGCCCGTTCCGTCTGGTCGGTTCGGGGGCCGCCAAGCCGCGCGCCGTGCTCATCGCGGCCCTGAGCTGTTACGGGCTCTCCATGGTGACCGGCCTCGTCCTGGTCCTGCTCACGCAGACCTGGTGGATGATCCTGGTGGGTCTGGGAGCCGTCATCGCGGCCTGGGGCTACACGGGCGGCAAGAACCCGTATGGCTACCAGGGCCTCGGCGAGCTGTTCGTGTTCGTGTTCTTCGGGCTCGTGGCGACGCTCGGCACCACGTACACCCAGGCCGGGCACATCAGCCTCAGCGCGATCGTGGGCGCCGTCGGCACGGGCCTCATCGCCTGCGCGGTCCTCATGGCGAACAACGTGCGGGACATCCCCACGGACAAGGCGTCCAAGAAGTACACCCTGGCCGTCCGCCTGGGCGACCGGCTGGCCCGCCGCACGTACGTGCTGATGCTCGCGGTCGCGATCCTGTCCTCGCTCATCCTGGCGCCGGAGAACCTCTGGATCCTGCTGGTGCTCCTGCTGATCCCGGCGGCCCTGCTCCCCTGCTGGCTCATGCTCTCCGGCCGGACCGGCAAGGCCCTGATCCCGGTGCTGCAGCAGACGGGCATGCTCAACCTCGGCTACGCGGCCCTGTTCGCGGTGGCGCTCATCCTCCAGCACGGGGTGTAG
- a CDS encoding 1,4-dihydroxy-2-naphthoyl-CoA synthase has protein sequence MTANALPESVSDTFDPRQWRVVDGFDFTDLTYHRQVERDEDGAIIRDLPCVRIAFDRPEVRNAFRPHTVDELYRAMDHARMTPDVATVLLTGNGPSPKDGGHAFCSGGDQRIRGRDGYKYAEGETSETVDPARAGRLHILEVQRLMRTMPKVVIAVVNGWAAGGGHSLHVVSDLTIASREYGKFKQTDATVGSFDAGYGSALLARQVGQKNAREIFFLAREYSAEDMVRMGAVNEAVPHAELETVALGYARDIARQSPQAIRMLKFAFNLADDGLAGQQVFAGEATRLAYMTDEAVEGKQAFLEKRDPDWSDFPYYF, from the coding sequence ATGACCGCCAACGCCCTCCCAGAGTCCGTCTCCGACACCTTCGACCCCCGCCAGTGGCGCGTGGTGGACGGCTTCGATTTCACGGACCTGACCTATCACCGGCAGGTGGAGCGGGATGAGGACGGCGCGATCATCCGCGACCTCCCGTGCGTCCGGATCGCCTTCGACCGGCCCGAAGTGCGCAACGCCTTCCGTCCCCACACCGTCGATGAGCTCTACCGGGCCATGGACCACGCCCGCATGACACCCGACGTCGCCACCGTCCTCCTCACGGGCAACGGCCCCTCCCCGAAGGACGGGGGCCACGCCTTCTGCTCGGGCGGCGATCAGCGCATCCGCGGCCGCGACGGTTACAAGTACGCCGAGGGCGAGACCAGCGAGACCGTGGACCCCGCCCGCGCCGGACGCCTCCACATCCTCGAGGTCCAGCGCCTCATGCGGACGATGCCCAAGGTCGTCATCGCCGTCGTGAACGGCTGGGCGGCCGGTGGCGGGCACTCGCTGCACGTCGTCTCGGACCTCACCATCGCGTCCCGCGAATACGGCAAGTTCAAGCAGACCGACGCCACGGTGGGCAGCTTCGACGCGGGCTACGGCTCAGCGCTCCTGGCCCGCCAGGTGGGGCAGAAGAACGCCCGCGAGATCTTCTTCCTGGCCCGCGAATACTCGGCCGAGGACATGGTCCGGATGGGCGCCGTCAACGAGGCCGTCCCGCACGCCGAACTGGAGACCGTGGCCCTCGGCTACGCCCGGGACATCGCCCGCCAGTCCCCGCAGGCCATCCGCATGCTCAAGTTCGCTTTCAACCTCGCCGACGACGGCCTGGCCGGTCAGCAGGTCTTCGCCGGCGAAGCGACCCGCCTGGCCTACATGACGGATGAGGCCGTGGAGGGCAAGCAGGCGTTCCTCGAGAAGCGCGATCCCGACTGGTCCGACTTCCCGTACTACTTCTAG
- a CDS encoding PLDc N-terminal domain-containing protein: MPRVIISVVIVAVCIYALIDCLRTDSREVRGVPKGVWIVALLLLPLLGAILWFVLGRPRTAATRPATGGPASNGRGAGGGVTGGRPLGPDDDPQFLRNLEERRRNQEEARKLEEMRKKLEEQERRLHKGDDGAPGQDA, encoded by the coding sequence ATGCCCCGGGTCATCATCTCAGTCGTCATCGTCGCTGTCTGCATCTACGCCCTCATCGACTGCCTCCGCACGGACTCCCGTGAGGTGCGCGGGGTGCCGAAGGGCGTGTGGATCGTCGCGCTGCTTCTGCTGCCGCTGCTGGGCGCCATCCTGTGGTTCGTGCTCGGCCGTCCCCGCACCGCCGCGACGCGTCCTGCCACCGGCGGCCCCGCGTCGAACGGCCGGGGCGCCGGCGGCGGCGTCACGGGTGGCCGCCCACTGGGCCCCGACGACGACCCCCAGTTCCTGCGCAACCTCGAGGAGCGCCGCCGCAACCAGGAGGAGGCCCGCAAGCTCGAGGAGATGCGCAAGAAGCTGGAAGAGCAGGAACGCCGGCTTCACAAGGGCGACGACGGCGCTCCCGGCCAGGACGCCTGA
- a CDS encoding TlpA family protein disulfide reductase translates to MSTERFPLDRRQVFGLAGAGLLGLALSACSQDDPLAKQARAGDNKNYVAGDGSVTEFAPDQRKAAKDFQGVLFDGKRVTSKDLEGKVVVMNFWFAACAPCRVEAPDLKAMHTEFAPKGVEFYGVNLRDEKATAEAFEKNFGITYPSFNDKDGQVLLSVSGLVPPGAVPTTLIFDRKGRVSARILGQLEKGTLKTLIASALAERA, encoded by the coding sequence ATGAGCACCGAACGTTTCCCCCTGGACCGCCGTCAGGTCTTCGGCCTCGCGGGCGCAGGCCTGCTGGGCCTCGCCCTGTCCGCGTGCAGCCAGGACGATCCCCTCGCCAAGCAGGCCCGGGCCGGGGACAACAAGAACTACGTGGCCGGGGACGGCTCCGTCACCGAGTTCGCCCCGGATCAGCGCAAGGCGGCCAAGGACTTCCAGGGTGTGCTGTTCGACGGGAAGCGCGTCACCAGCAAAGACCTCGAGGGCAAGGTGGTGGTGATGAACTTCTGGTTCGCCGCCTGTGCGCCCTGCCGGGTCGAAGCGCCGGACCTCAAGGCGATGCACACCGAGTTCGCACCCAAGGGCGTCGAGTTCTACGGCGTCAATCTCCGTGACGAGAAGGCCACAGCAGAGGCGTTCGAGAAGAACTTCGGCATCACGTACCCCAGTTTCAATGACAAGGACGGGCAGGTGCTGCTCTCCGTGTCCGGCCTGGTTCCCCCGGGAGCGGTGCCCACCACACTGATCTTCGACCGAAAGGGCCGGGTCAGCGCACGCATCCTCGGTCAGCTCGAGAAGGGCACGCTTAAGACCCTCATCGCGTCCGCCCTGGCGGAGCGGGCCTGA
- a CDS encoding YceI family protein: MSIPTNLTPGTWTLDPSHSEAAWTVRHAGISKVRGTFGDLAATVTVTDNDAVVDATIQSASISTGDANRDGHVKGEDFFDVENHPTLTFKSTSLEGDGEDYKLNGELTIKGVSVPVTFDAEFGGVAVDPFGNTRAGVSAETTISRKEFGLTWNAALEAGGVLVSDKVKINLELSFLAPSAS, from the coding sequence ATGAGCATCCCCACCAACCTCACCCCCGGCACCTGGACCCTGGACCCGTCGCACAGCGAGGCCGCCTGGACCGTCCGCCACGCGGGCATCAGCAAGGTGCGCGGCACCTTCGGCGATCTGGCCGCCACCGTGACCGTCACCGACAACGATGCCGTCGTGGACGCCACCATCCAGTCCGCCAGCATCAGCACCGGCGACGCCAACCGTGACGGCCACGTCAAGGGCGAGGACTTCTTCGACGTGGAGAACCACCCGACCCTGACCTTCAAGTCCACCAGCCTGGAAGGCGACGGCGAGGACTACAAGCTGAACGGCGAGCTGACCATCAAGGGCGTCTCCGTCCCCGTGACCTTCGACGCCGAGTTCGGCGGCGTGGCCGTGGACCCCTTCGGCAACACCCGCGCCGGTGTCTCCGCCGAGACCACCATCTCCCGCAAGGAGTTCGGCCTGACCTGGAACGCCGCCCTGGAAGCCGGTGGCGTGCTGGTCTCCGACAAGGTCAAGATCAACCTCGAGCTCTCCTTCCTGGCCCCGTCCGCCAGCTGA
- a CDS encoding histidine phosphatase family protein, whose product MPHAIVHLMRHGEVHNPDGVLYGRLPGFHLSERGYRMADRLGEYFGAQRDAGAAIVHLVASPLLRAQETAAPTAAALGLEIETDERVIEAENHFEGLRVNRRELLHPRHWPHLVNPLRPSWGEPYAAQVSRVMAAVHQARETAVARAGAGAEAVIVSHQLPIWSTRLAAEGRRLAHDPRKRECTLTSVTSLLFDDAGRLVGVTYREPAADLLVGASTTPGA is encoded by the coding sequence ATGCCCCATGCAATCGTTCATCTGATGCGCCACGGCGAGGTGCACAATCCGGACGGCGTCCTGTACGGACGGCTCCCCGGCTTCCACCTCTCAGAACGCGGTTATCGCATGGCGGACCGCCTCGGCGAGTACTTCGGCGCGCAGCGCGACGCCGGGGCGGCGATCGTCCATCTGGTGGCGTCGCCGCTGCTCAGGGCCCAGGAGACCGCCGCCCCCACCGCGGCCGCGCTGGGTCTTGAGATCGAGACGGACGAACGCGTCATCGAGGCGGAGAACCACTTCGAGGGACTGCGGGTCAACCGCAGGGAACTCCTCCATCCGCGGCACTGGCCTCATCTGGTGAACCCCCTGCGGCCGTCCTGGGGCGAGCCCTATGCCGCCCAGGTGAGCCGCGTGATGGCCGCCGTGCACCAGGCCCGGGAGACCGCCGTCGCGCGGGCCGGGGCGGGAGCCGAAGCCGTGATCGTCAGCCACCAGCTGCCCATCTGGTCCACGCGCCTGGCCGCCGAAGGCCGCCGCCTGGCCCATGATCCCCGCAAGCGTGAATGCACCCTCACCTCGGTCACGTCCCTCCTCTTCGACGACGCCGGCCGGCTGGTGGGCGTGACGTACCGTGAACCCGCCGCCGACCTCCTGGTGGGCGCCTCGACCACCCCGGGAGCCTGA
- a CDS encoding DUF4229 domain-containing protein has protein sequence MANLKYLLIRLALFAVALVICLFLGTGLILGAIFAAVIAFAVSYLFFSRQRDDAAVQLASTIGSRSRDGRAEKDAAAEDAEVGRAEQSIAEPVEPRRKDAPTDSRNA, from the coding sequence GTGGCGAATCTGAAGTACCTTCTCATCCGGCTGGCCCTCTTCGCGGTGGCTCTGGTCATCTGCCTCTTCCTGGGCACCGGCCTGATCCTCGGCGCGATCTTCGCCGCCGTGATCGCGTTCGCGGTCAGCTACCTCTTCTTCAGCCGCCAGCGCGACGACGCCGCGGTGCAGCTGGCCAGCACCATCGGCTCCCGCTCGCGGGACGGCCGCGCGGAGAAGGACGCCGCCGCGGAGGACGCCGAGGTGGGCCGAGCCGAGCAGAGCATCGCGGAACCGGTGGAACCCCGCCGGAAGGATGCCCCCACGGATTCCAGGAACGCTTAG
- a CDS encoding GntR family transcriptional regulator, producing MTGSSSSQRIEDALRAAISSGRYAPGTKLPAERELAAELGVSRMTLRQAVETLQFQGILRRRPGRAGGTFVAGTAPVLELGSLHGLFQQLSRDGAVVESRILLAETSPAPAEVSEALRITPGDPAHRLRRLRFLDGEPLLIEDSWFPAERLPGFAVESLTGSVYARLKTFGWEPVRKTEDLIPSVATAEERDLLSVGARHPVLRIIRTAYRSDGLPVEFAQDTHRSDALRLRVTTGSS from the coding sequence GTGACCGGCAGCTCCTCCTCGCAGCGCATTGAAGACGCCCTCCGGGCCGCCATCTCCTCGGGACGATACGCACCCGGCACCAAACTCCCCGCCGAGCGGGAACTGGCCGCAGAGCTGGGCGTGAGCCGCATGACGCTCCGCCAGGCCGTGGAGACCTTGCAGTTCCAGGGGATCCTGCGGCGCCGTCCCGGGCGCGCCGGAGGAACCTTCGTCGCCGGAACCGCCCCGGTGCTGGAACTGGGTTCCCTCCATGGCCTCTTCCAGCAGTTGTCCCGCGACGGAGCCGTGGTCGAGTCCCGGATCCTGCTCGCGGAGACGTCTCCGGCGCCGGCTGAGGTGTCCGAGGCCCTCCGGATCACGCCCGGCGATCCCGCTCACCGGCTCCGGCGGCTCCGTTTCCTCGACGGCGAACCACTCCTGATCGAGGATTCCTGGTTCCCGGCGGAGCGGCTGCCCGGATTCGCCGTCGAGTCGCTCACCGGTTCCGTCTACGCGCGGCTGAAGACCTTCGGATGGGAGCCGGTGCGGAAGACCGAGGACCTCATCCCCTCCGTGGCCACGGCAGAGGAGCGGGACCTCCTCTCGGTCGGCGCGCGGCACCCGGTCCTCCGCATCATCAGAACCGCCTACCGTTCCGACGGCCTGCCGGTGGAGTTCGCCCAGGACACCCACCGCTCGGATGCCCTGCGGCTGCGCGTCACCACCGGCTCCTCCTGA
- the resB gene encoding cytochrome c biogenesis protein ResB, with translation MSETVKKPDDTKAQATKVQGKKSQGKKSGKEDIAVPVLGPIGMLRWAWTQLTSMRTALLLLLLLAVAAVPGSLFPQRPANPAVVTQYIKNNPVTGPWLDRFQLFDVYASYWFSAIYLLLFISLIGCIIPRVRAHYKALRTAPPRTPRRISRLPQYGTLVIPAGQGVSASSALEDAAAVLRKRRYRVETRDADGERPHLGAETGYLREVGNLVFHTSLVGVLVSVALGGLFGYSGQRTIVEGETFVNTLVGYDQFTPGTNFQSAWLSPYSMRLDKFEVRYDRESVKQFGQPIDFTAHVTTQDGPDAAPQQQTLKVNSPLEIGGTGVYLVGNGYAPVITVRDGNGNVALQGPVPSIPTDGVYTSTMVIKVPDAKPDQLGFVGFFLPSAQLNDQGVAYSADPDPLKPQLNLNSYYGDLGLDSGAPQNVYSLDVKNLKQLNGRDLPAKGIVLDSGQTYKLPDGKGSITFDGLKRFIAVDVRHNPGQVPALVFALVAVGGLVISLYVGRRRAWVRTGTADDGRVMVEYGLLARGEDHGLAKETAKIRQALQDGWGLNAGPGEPPGGFGSTADNGKNAAGPDTGAARNGKESS, from the coding sequence ATGAGTGAGACGGTGAAGAAGCCCGACGACACGAAGGCACAGGCCACGAAGGTACAGGGCAAGAAGTCGCAGGGCAAGAAGTCCGGCAAGGAGGACATCGCCGTCCCCGTGCTGGGGCCGATCGGGATGCTCCGCTGGGCCTGGACGCAGCTGACCAGCATGCGCACCGCCCTGCTGCTGCTGCTCCTCCTGGCCGTCGCGGCCGTCCCCGGCTCGCTCTTCCCGCAGCGCCCGGCCAACCCGGCGGTGGTCACGCAGTACATCAAGAACAACCCGGTCACGGGGCCGTGGCTGGACCGCTTCCAGCTCTTCGACGTGTACGCGTCCTACTGGTTCTCCGCCATCTACCTGCTGCTCTTCATCTCCCTGATCGGCTGCATCATCCCGCGCGTGCGGGCGCATTACAAGGCGCTGCGCACCGCCCCGCCGAGGACTCCCCGCCGCATCTCCCGGCTGCCCCAGTACGGCACCCTGGTGATCCCTGCCGGGCAGGGGGTGTCGGCGTCGTCGGCGCTGGAGGATGCCGCCGCCGTGCTGCGCAAGCGCCGCTACCGCGTGGAGACCCGCGACGCCGACGGCGAGCGTCCCCACCTCGGCGCCGAGACCGGTTACCTGCGCGAGGTCGGCAACCTCGTGTTCCACACCTCGCTCGTGGGCGTGCTCGTCTCCGTGGCCCTCGGCGGCCTGTTCGGGTACAGCGGTCAGCGCACCATCGTGGAGGGCGAGACCTTCGTCAACACCCTGGTCGGCTACGACCAGTTCACGCCGGGCACGAACTTCCAGTCGGCCTGGCTGAGTCCGTACTCGATGCGGCTGGACAAGTTCGAGGTCCGGTACGACCGCGAGTCCGTCAAGCAATTCGGCCAGCCGATCGACTTCACCGCCCACGTCACCACGCAGGACGGTCCGGACGCGGCTCCGCAGCAGCAGACCCTGAAGGTGAACTCCCCGCTGGAGATCGGCGGGACCGGCGTCTACCTGGTGGGCAACGGCTACGCTCCGGTCATCACGGTGCGGGACGGCAACGGGAACGTGGCCCTGCAGGGGCCGGTGCCCTCCATCCCGACGGACGGCGTGTACACCTCCACGATGGTGATCAAGGTGCCGGACGCCAAACCGGACCAGCTCGGATTCGTGGGATTCTTCCTGCCGTCCGCCCAGCTCAACGACCAGGGTGTGGCCTACAGCGCCGACCCGGACCCGCTCAAGCCGCAGCTGAACCTCAACTCGTACTACGGCGACCTGGGCCTGGACTCCGGCGCCCCGCAGAACGTCTACAGCCTGGACGTGAAGAACCTCAAGCAGCTCAACGGCCGTGATCTGCCGGCCAAGGGCATCGTCCTGGACTCCGGCCAGACGTACAAACTGCCGGACGGCAAGGGTTCCATCACGTTCGACGGACTCAAGCGCTTCATCGCCGTCGACGTCCGCCACAACCCGGGCCAGGTCCCCGCGCTCGTGTTCGCGCTGGTGGCCGTGGGCGGTCTGGTGATCTCCCTCTACGTCGGGCGCCGCCGGGCCTGGGTCCGGACCGGAACCGCCGACGACGGCCGGGTCATGGTCGAGTACGGCCTCCTCGCCCGCGGCGAGGACCACGGCCTGGCCAAGGAGACCGCGAAGATCCGGCAGGCGCTTCAGGACGGCTGGGGACTGAACGCCGGACCCGGAGAGCCGCCTGGCGGCTTCGGAAGCACGGCGGATAATGGAAAGAACGCGGCCGGGCCCGACACCGGGGCGGCGCGCAATGGAAAGGAAAGCTCATGA
- the ccsB gene encoding c-type cytochrome biogenesis protein CcsB has protein sequence MTPLNPLLGEYSELFMLLAAGTYTVAFIAFAWDLAKSSATLKAIDERAAQQQARQLVGAGAPVTSQEASGGGAITADPSMRYATERRVPARVAVALTVLAALIHGAGVITRGIAAGRVPWGNMYEFLTTGAWLVAVVFLLVLLRRDLRFVGTFVTALVIIMLVAASVAFWTPVGHLVPALQSYWLIIHVSIAVLSSALFTLTFSMSVLQLIQSRREGQLALGREDKLSFMRLVPNALSLENFSYRINTIAFVGWTFTLMFGAIWAEKAWGRFWGWDTKEVWTFVIWVVYAGYLHARATRGWTGTRAAWLSIVGYLCVVFNFTIVNQYFNGLHSYSGL, from the coding sequence ATGACACCGCTGAACCCGCTGCTGGGGGAGTACAGCGAGCTCTTCATGCTGCTCGCCGCCGGAACCTACACGGTGGCGTTCATCGCCTTCGCCTGGGATCTGGCCAAGAGCAGCGCCACCCTGAAGGCGATCGATGAGCGTGCCGCGCAGCAGCAGGCCCGTCAGCTGGTCGGCGCAGGCGCCCCGGTCACCTCTCAGGAGGCATCCGGCGGCGGAGCCATCACGGCGGATCCCTCCATGCGCTACGCCACGGAACGGCGCGTCCCCGCCCGTGTCGCCGTCGCCCTCACTGTCCTCGCGGCGCTGATCCACGGCGCCGGCGTGATCACCCGTGGCATCGCCGCCGGCCGTGTGCCGTGGGGCAACATGTACGAGTTCCTCACCACGGGCGCCTGGCTCGTGGCCGTGGTCTTCCTGCTCGTGCTGCTGCGCCGCGATCTGCGCTTCGTGGGCACCTTCGTGACGGCCCTCGTCATCATCATGCTCGTGGCCGCCTCGGTCGCGTTCTGGACGCCGGTGGGCCACCTGGTCCCGGCCCTGCAGAGCTACTGGCTGATCATCCACGTCTCCATCGCGGTGCTGTCCTCGGCGCTCTTCACCCTGACGTTCTCCATGTCGGTGCTGCAGCTCATCCAGTCCCGCCGCGAAGGCCAGCTGGCCCTGGGCCGTGAGGACAAGCTCAGCTTCATGCGTCTGGTCCCCAACGCCCTGAGCCTGGAGAACTTCAGCTACCGCATCAACACCATCGCGTTCGTGGGCTGGACCTTCACCCTCATGTTCGGCGCCATCTGGGCCGAGAAGGCCTGGGGCCGCTTCTGGGGCTGGGACACCAAGGAAGTCTGGACCTTCGTGATCTGGGTGGTCTACGCGGGCTACTTGCACGCACGCGCCACCCGCGGCTGGACCGGCACCCGTGCCGCCTGGCTGTCGATCGTGGGCTACCTGTGCGTGGTCTTCAACTTCACGATCGTGAACCAGTACTTCAACGGTCTGCACTCCTACTCGGGACTCTGA
- a CDS encoding cytochrome c biogenesis CcdA family protein: MPNNPFAETVLNGSLLLAVPVAMLAGLVSFLSPCVLPLVPGYLGYVTGLTGVDLEKQRRGRIFAGVALFVLGFSVVFVLLGGAFGQLGGLISGDRLPTVTRWLGVVVVIMGIIFLGGFDFFQRNAKLKAKPPAGLWGAPLLGMTFGLGWAPCIGPTYSAVQLLSLSGGSTAAKGALLAFAYSLGLGIPFLLIALAVRRGMGVMKFFRQHKLAIQRLGGLMLIALGLLMISGLWGEWTVQLQTWFQNEVKLPI; the protein is encoded by the coding sequence ATGCCCAACAACCCCTTCGCGGAGACCGTGCTCAACGGGTCGCTGCTTCTAGCGGTCCCGGTGGCCATGCTCGCCGGGCTCGTCTCCTTCCTCTCGCCCTGCGTCCTGCCTCTCGTGCCGGGATATCTCGGCTACGTCACTGGCCTGACCGGAGTGGACCTGGAGAAGCAGCGGCGTGGACGGATCTTCGCGGGTGTGGCGCTGTTCGTGCTGGGCTTCTCCGTGGTGTTCGTCCTGCTGGGAGGTGCGTTCGGTCAGCTCGGCGGACTGATTTCCGGCGATCGGCTGCCGACCGTCACCCGCTGGCTCGGGGTGGTCGTGGTGATCATGGGCATCATCTTCCTGGGCGGCTTCGACTTCTTCCAGCGCAATGCCAAGCTGAAGGCCAAGCCTCCCGCGGGTCTGTGGGGCGCGCCCCTGCTGGGCATGACGTTCGGCCTCGGCTGGGCGCCGTGCATCGGCCCGACCTATTCGGCCGTGCAGCTGCTCAGTCTCTCCGGTGGGTCGACGGCGGCCAAGGGGGCTCTCCTGGCCTTCGCCTACAGCCTCGGCCTGGGGATCCCGTTCCTGCTGATCGCCCTGGCGGTCCGGCGCGGCATGGGCGTCATGAAGTTCTTCCGCCAGCACAAGCTCGCCATCCAGCGGCTCGGCGGTCTCATGCTGATCGCCCTGGGCCTACTGATGATCAGCGGCCTGTGGGGTGAATGGACGGTTCAGCTCCAGACCTGGTTCCAGAACGAGGTGAAGCTGCCCATCTAG
- a CDS encoding AMP-binding protein, giving the protein MQNLDPVLHDLAAALHGEGPAVDFGERIGTVRLPGHPDAAVVVRTSGSTGRPKAVVLSSEALAASSMATAVALRGEGQWLLALPLHYVAGVQVLVRSLFAGTRPWAMDLSGGFTLEAFVAAADELTDPVRFTSLVPTQLARLLEAPAEDTLRVLRRFTAILLGGAAVSPALLARARELGLNVVTTYGSAETSGGCVYNGRALEDVEVRLVDGRVHLGGPTLADGYLDDPQATEDAFVDLDGERYFRTSDLGELDGDGVLRVTGRVDDVINSGGSKVAALDVQRALEALDGVAQAFVGGVPSAEWGQAVAAAVVLRPGAAGDPVALAEALRADFGALRPRLVSFWDALPLLENGKVDRQAILARLASEHGGK; this is encoded by the coding sequence ATGCAGAACCTCGACCCCGTCCTCCACGATCTCGCCGCGGCCCTCCACGGCGAAGGCCCGGCCGTCGACTTCGGTGAGCGGATCGGCACGGTGCGGCTGCCCGGCCACCCGGACGCCGCCGTCGTCGTCCGCACGTCCGGTTCCACCGGCCGGCCCAAGGCCGTGGTGCTCTCCTCGGAGGCTCTGGCGGCCAGCTCCATGGCCACCGCCGTGGCCCTACGGGGTGAAGGGCAGTGGCTCCTGGCCCTGCCGCTGCACTACGTGGCGGGGGTCCAGGTCCTGGTCAGGTCTCTCTTCGCCGGAACGCGGCCATGGGCCATGGACCTCTCGGGCGGTTTCACCCTGGAGGCGTTCGTGGCCGCCGCGGACGAGCTGACCGATCCGGTGCGCTTCACGTCGCTGGTCCCCACGCAGCTCGCGCGGCTGCTGGAGGCGCCGGCCGAGGACACCCTGCGCGTCCTGCGCCGCTTCACCGCGATCCTTCTGGGCGGCGCCGCGGTCTCCCCCGCGCTGCTCGCACGGGCCCGGGAACTGGGCCTGAACGTCGTCACCACCTACGGCTCGGCCGAGACCTCCGGCGGCTGCGTCTACAACGGACGGGCTCTGGAGGACGTGGAGGTGCGCCTCGTGGACGGCCGCGTGCACCTGGGCGGCCCGACCCTCGCGGACGGCTACCTGGACGATCCTCAGGCCACCGAGGACGCCTTCGTGGACCTCGACGGCGAACGCTACTTCCGCACGAGCGATCTGGGCGAACTGGACGGCGACGGCGTCCTGCGCGTGACGGGCCGCGTGGACGATGTGATCAACTCCGGAGGCAGCAAGGTCGCCGCACTGGATGTCCAGCGGGCGCTGGAAGCGCTCGACGGCGTCGCGCAGGCCTTCGTCGGCGGCGTCCCCTCCGCCGAGTGGGGGCAGGCCGTGGCGGCCGCCGTGGTGCTGCGCCCCGGAGCCGCCGGCGACCCGGTGGCACTGGCCGAGGCGCTGCGCGCGGATTTCGGGGCCCTGCGTCCTCGTCTGGTGTCTTTCTGGGACGCCCTCCCCCTCCTGGAGAACGGCAAAGTGGACCGTCAGGCGATCCTTGCCCGGCTCGCCTCCGAACATGGGGGAAAATAG
- a CDS encoding HAD family hydrolase, producing the protein MPLSLSAPGAVRALLTSAEAVLFDFNGTLSLDEDLMGRLYAEAAFEVCGFELSAEEYRDRFVGLSDPDICAALAGGDDVLFARVLDHLCEGYLQEIRRMPRIPAAHVALVRDLVASGTKVAVVTGTLRRLLEPALEDSGLAALLSATVCSDDVERGKPDPEGFLRGAELLGVPAATTVVVEDSLAGVAAARAAGMPCVLVGPLAADGPAADHSAGVHPLGELAALAV; encoded by the coding sequence ATGCCCCTGTCTCTCTCCGCCCCCGGCGCCGTCCGCGCGCTCCTGACCTCGGCCGAGGCGGTGCTGTTCGACTTCAACGGCACGCTGTCGCTCGATGAGGATCTGATGGGCCGGCTGTACGCGGAGGCCGCCTTCGAGGTGTGCGGGTTCGAGCTGAGTGCCGAGGAATACCGCGATCGGTTCGTCGGGCTCAGCGACCCGGACATCTGCGCCGCCCTGGCCGGAGGCGATGACGTCCTCTTCGCTCGCGTCCTGGATCACCTGTGCGAGGGCTATCTGCAGGAGATCCGGCGAATGCCCCGGATCCCCGCCGCGCATGTCGCCCTGGTCCGGGATCTGGTGGCCTCTGGAACCAAGGTGGCGGTGGTGACGGGGACGCTGCGGCGTCTGCTGGAACCCGCGCTGGAGGACAGCGGGCTGGCAGCGCTGCTCTCCGCGACGGTCTGCAGCGACGACGTCGAACGGGGCAAGCCGGACCCGGAAGGCTTCCTCCGTGGCGCCGAGCTTCTGGGCGTCCCGGCCGCGACCACGGTCGTGGTCGAAGACTCCCTCGCGGGGGTGGCCGCGGCACGGGCGGCAGGCATGCCCTGCGTGCTGGTGGGCCCGCTGGCCGCCGACGGTCCAGCCGCCGATCATTCGGCCGGAGTGCACCCGCTCGGGGAACTGGCGGCGCTGGCGGTCTGA